The window TTTTCTAGATCTGATATTCATTGTTCCTAGCAGCGtcaataatattaacaggtaaaatgataataacaaaatatattacttATTATCTATACGTTACGGCCCTTATGAAATGTTTCCACCCTAAAACttaaaaagcaaaaagaaacatAATGTTTAAAAATATGAGATTATGCTCAATTTacttaatttgatttttgaacaCAACATGTATTCCTTATTAAAGGGCATACTGTGATTTGATAATATTAGCATATAACATGTCAATAACAAAACCTGTCAAAGTATTAATCGTACAAATATCATTATTATTGATACGAAGTCCAACCTCTAACAAAGAACATCATGCACACTGAATTTCTAACTAAATAACTACAGCAACTGAGCACTTAAAAAAATATTGCGAGGGCACTGTAGCTGATAGCTGAAAAGGCCAAAGATTATGGAATTAAAGTGCAATACTTTCATAGAGGGAGATAATGATCAAAACTCAAGCTTTCTGTTCATTTTTCACAATTATATATAGGCATGAATGAAAAGCAATGTCATCAATGATTAGGCTAACATTATTGAATCACTTAATCACCATGTGTAGTCAATATCTTTAAACTTAGTTTAGTTTTTTCTATTTGAGGCTCCTCTCTTTTTTCTCCAATTTTGTAGTAGGAAGTGATTTTCATACACATTTTTCTCTCCAAACGTTTTTAACTATTTTTTACCATTAAATTAACTGGATCAAAGAGATACAACCGAGATAAAGCAAATAGATCATTCATGGATCTCTTTCACCAAGATCACCGGATCAAATGATCTAGACCTTTCAAATTTCATCTAACGGCTCGCCTATTTTGACCCCTTAAAAGTTGTGATAATTTTTTATCGTTTGATGAAATTTGAAAGGCTCAGATCGCTTCATTCTATGATATTGGTAGAAGAGATCAGAAGATGATCTCTTTCCCTAGATAAAAAAGCAAAAGTGTGCAAAATGGACGTGCCCCTTTGTTACAGCTAGGATAACAATAAAAAATCCATACGtcaaattatctattttctggcAGTGACCAGGACCATCAAACAGTTACTTTTGTGGGATTACCATGGCCACTCCTTGTTGGGGACCCAAATTTGCATGTCCATATATACAACCTTTTTCTTCAGTTGCAGTTAATCATTTTCCACTTAGCCTTTAATTTGTCTCATGCATTGCATATATAAAGGTTTTAACTTTGAGTAGTGATCTGTCAAATTATTAGTACACAGATTAGTCGGTTGTTTTTGTTGAGCTTAGTCGTGTCTCTATTTCCCattggaaaaggatcctcgccaaTCCTTTTCTTGTAGATCTTAGGGATTCTATGATCGTGactgtttatcgtacattgtaCGGTCAATTTTTtataagtactatttatatttaattttaaattttaaattttaaaatgatttccgATCGCACGATGAACGATGAATGATTACGATCACATAATTCCTAAAATCTTCGAAAAATATCCCGAGAATCATTTTCCTTTCCCATCATCTCAACTTTTTCAATCAATTAGTGGATATCTATCAACCCGAGGAAGAAAATATCTGCCTATATGCCCCCGCGAAAGCAACAAGGATGAACGAGTTTATCAAACGATAAACCCAGAATTACAATAATTAAAGAAAGATGTTCAACATAATAGCATGACTTTTACATAAATGGAGACCAAGTCCCAAACACAAACTATCACTTCTCCTTCACCAAGAAAACAATCATAATCCAAGGAAAATGATTCTAAGGATTTCATGATCGTGatcgttcatcatatatcgtacggtcagttttcgttatatactattcatatttaattttaaattttaaattttaaaataatttatgaccgcacgatgtacgataaactgTCACGATCACAAGATTCCTAGGATCCCCAAGAAAAGGATCCGGCAAGGATCCTTTTCCATAAtccaaatatgaaataaattttaacattttaaatATTCCTAAACTCTAAGAACTTGATTATGTTAAAGCGGATTATTCTGCCAAAATTCCAACCAAGGAACAATAATATGTTTAAAAAGTTAACTAGAACATATAGACATATTGTTGAGATGATTGCAAGTGTACTAGTGTACAATATCGCTCAATTAATATTTGAATATCATTCCAGCAAGGATCATATTAATCTAAATTTACTATTctgcaaggttctaaaaggcgCTAAACACTAGTCGGATGGCAAAAATAGGCttggagggttttttttttaattttaattaaatttattatatacatATTGTATTGGATGCATgatgcaaaataaaatgacatataaattataaagtattagaatatattgaaaacatggagaACAAGCAAATActgagtgttcatccaagtattcaaatttttttttcacaatttataagaaaaataaaatgtcaATGAAAGTTCTCTATTTTCTATCTGAGTGAGAGTCGCGACCTAGGTGAGGTGCCTAGACGAGTCTAGCCGAGTTAAGCTGAAATTTTAGAACAATGATATTGTGATTAActtcaaattaaaattaagttttacataaattaaaatgatgatttaaataacttaaaaataatgaataaaacccattaataaaaaaaaaacaaccatggAGAAATTTAAACAATTAAACGTTAAAGCATCTGACTTCACCTAACCAATCTCATCCAAATATTATAGCATAGTAATCCTAATTATTACCCATTGTGGGACCGTATTCTTTACCTCTCTAGAACAATGACTCACATGGCAGTCCAGGTCCTTATCCACTCCGACGACCATTCAGTAATGAGTAAGGTGATTGGACATGCAATGACAATTCGCTCCGACTCAAGATGGTTACCAAAAAAGGTCTTAAACGGGCCTCTTGACCGAAGTTCTAACTCCGCTGCTTGCGGACCGATCCTTTCAAGAGTCACAAGTAACTTGACTTCTAAGGACGTTTAAGCAATTCAGGTCCAAGGCACCATTGGTCCAAGTGAAACTAACATGAAAAAGAGGAAAGCAAGGTATTTCGGACAAGATAACGTCCCCGGGGTATTGTGTGAAATGACTCCCCCTACCCTTGATATTTAGGGCGAAGTGAAATTTTCCTAGGGTATCTTAAATAGGATAACCTCCCTGAAATGACACACTTCATGCTTGATATTTCAGGGCAAAGTGAAGGcttttcatcattcatcatgGTATTCCGAATAGAATAACGTCCTCAAAATGTTCCACTGAATATCTCAAGATACCTCCAAGGGGCAAGCGTGCTCCTTGAATCACCAAGTGATTTGCACTCTGTGCCTGATATTTCAGGGTTAAGTGAACCTTTTTCACCATTCTCCAGGGAAATCTGGATAAGACCTCGTCTCCAGAATGACCCACTAAAGAGACCAAGATATCTCCGAGCCATCGAAATGAGGAAGGAATTCCTCTCTAACCCAACGACCTGGATGTCACTCCGATCAAGGTTGAGTATGGTCATGTGTAACTATGCCGTCCAAAGCAGTCTGTTGCATAGAAGGCATAGTTAGGGGCAATTGTGGGACCATATTTCTCAGATATCTAGAATAGTGGCTCACTTGCCAGTCCTGGTCCTCATCTCAGTCTGGGTTCTATCTGACGACCATTctaaaatgactaaaatgatcCAGACCATATAACGACGATTCGTTCCGACTCAGGATGGTTATCGAAATGGGCCTTAAATGAGATTCTTTATCAGATTCATAATGGGAATACGTGGCTTTCATCCTATAGGGTCCAACCGAAGTGCACCACGCAAAGTCTTAATAGAAATATGTTGTCTGCCGTTCCATAAGGCCTAACTGGAATGATCGGGGTGCACCATGAGGAGTCCTAACGGGAGTATGTGGTTCGCAACCCCATAGAGTCCAACCAGATTGCATATGCTGAGTCCTCATGGGAGTTGTGGTCTGCCACCCCATAGGGTCTGAGTGCATACGTGTAGGTTCTCCACATCATCTTTAACTAATTTCCATTCAGGTCTTATTATACCTATATTGCACATGGTATGACTGTTCTGAACCACTCATTTGACTGACTGGCCTGACTGTGCATTCAAATTCATGTTGTACATACTTCTGACTGCTATGAGCCATGCCTCTGATTGACTTGTCAAATTGTGGCATTCAGACTATGTTGCCCATACTCATGATTGCACAAAGCCATGCTTCTAACTTTAAATGCTTTGACTTTTTAGACAACCGGCATAGTAGTAGAATGCAcaaggggtgggttcaaaaaatcgaaaaccaaactgaagccgaaaaaaatcaaatcgaaaaaaaaaccgaaccaaaactgCCAAACTGAATCGAATCGAATTTGGCTGGTTCAGTTTCAGTTTTAAGGTCCGGAAAccgaactgaaaaaaaaatcatatataaataCTCAAGTTTCAGGGTTTGAACCCTGACCCAAGTTAGGGATAATTGCTTCAAGCTAGCTTGACTGCAAGCTTTGTGTTGTTATAATTGTACCAGCAAGTTATTTATAGTTTCTAATAATTTAATGCTTTATAAAATTTATTAACTTTACAAAACCCTAGCCGTCTCACTCCCATAACCCATTTCAACTTTCATCTTTTCTCaaacaccctctctctctccactcCGCTGCTTCATCTCTGCCTTTGCTTCCTcagtctctctgtctctccctttcattcctctcttcctccaaatcagtCTCCCTCCACTCTTCTCCTATCCTCCTCGCGGATTCCTTCTTCCAAACCATGATTTTCCCTCGCCCCTTTCGAATTTGAACCCCCTCCAAATTGGAAGATTCTAATTCGGGTTTTCCGTTCTCTCATAGGTaattttcaaatcaaaacgaataTGATTTATATTGTGATTTTCTGAATTAAAAtaggtttttcttttaattattttgttgggATTTTGCATATTTTAATCTTCCAATTTGGCAACAGATGCATAGGTGTTGCCATGGCTGACGAGAGGTTTGGGACTAAAAACAAACCCCTAAGGTAAAAATCTCTCCTGGCTGCTTTTTAGTTCTTTTGGGTTTATTTTCATGGAAAATCAAAGAACTAACACATGCATGGGTTTTCTTTGCGAGAGCTCTCGGATCCACATCAAGAAAGACGCACCGACACCCAATAATGTCAGATCCATGGCTAATCGTCCCAATTCATATTCATTTGATGCAAAAGTTTTTGCATCTCAGATTTTGTTccagattttaaaaaaaaaaaatcatggaaaaaaccgaactggattgaaactgaaccaaaaaaaattgaaccgaactgAAGGCGCATCGACTCCTCACAAAGGGTTAGTCACTTTTTCTCCACTTAAAGCATTTTGCTCATCTTCTCTATCTAATACTGACTTGATCGTCGAAGAACCTACGCCACATGTTCCTGGTTTCACGATCCTTTGCTTGTCTTTGTTCTGGCAGACTCACTCCGACTTCTGAAATTATCCACTCTGCCTAGAAGTACAACTTGCACAAAATTTGTTCCAACACCCATGTTGACAGTTGATTTTCCCTTATTTATTTGATATCCCTTTTCAGGCTTAACCAAAAGTATTCCTGATTAACAACTCATTCTTTTTCCAAGCAATGAATTTAGAAACCAAAAACCCATTACGTACCTTCAAAATTccacaaaaaaaattgcatgaGCCATGTTAGTCCATTCCCACTCATTCAAGACATGGTATTCGTTACTACAAACTATATATTATATATCTCATTTCGATCTCAACCTAATTTTTCTAATCAAATTATTAGTGGCCAATTAACTGCAAGTATTAAAAACAGTAACGAACACTCAATATGGAATTATAGTAAGAAATTAATACAATTATAAACTTCGAGTATCTATAGCTAGGCTACATCTtaaccctagcaaaagaaaattagttcataataaatttaaataaaaatatgatatAATCCGAAACATGGAAAGTATACGCCTAAATTCCAACTCAGCCACTTGACTCACTTCTGCGGCAAAGCTATGAATTCGAACTCCAGTTTATTCCTCCTTGTTCTCagcctctctccctctctgtaTGTGTACCTGTAGGTGCTGGGAGAGTCCCTCAATATTTGTGTGTTCGCCTGTTTAATGTCGATAATAATTTAATTCATTGAATATTTTTTAACAGCTAATGGACAGTCTTCTATTTCTAAGTCTGTTTTAAACGCGGAGCGTTATAGAAATGGACCAGCATTTTGGAGAATAAGAGTTTGTGGTTTTAGCTTCAAAGTTTGATTATTTACTGTGCATTGCTCTCTTTATATTTACAAAAGTGGGCTTTTAGAGTCCTAATTTCTGCACCTTCATCATCTGGAAAAATTTCATCTCCGCTCTGTTTGCATTTCCAGCTTCAACATCTTCGACATGTAAACCTGGCTCATTTGGTTGCATGTCTCCTTTATCACAAACAGGTACTACTACCGCTGAACAAACTACCACTTCCTCTGGTGGGTCTACAAATCTCTTTTCACAAGAGCTTATGCTACTGTTACATACATACAGCTGTATCTATCTTTTCTTTAAATTGTCGAAGGTTTTTTATTTCACCGCTCTTAGGATTCATGGAGGCCTTATTCTTTTGAGTAGTTAAAGTCGTGCCCATAACCTTGCTTTGATAGGGTTTTGATCCCGCCCTTCTCATTATCTTGCCATTGATCAAACCTAGTTTCGTGTGTTAATTCTGTTGCGtgctagtttagtgtttaaacCTCACATCAAGGACAATAAGATGTTTCGGTATCTGTCATTCACTTTGTTCCTTTTCTTCCAGGTAAAAGGGGGTGGCTGACTTAATGCGAAAATGACCAAAAGATGAGGATGATATTTCTAATGAACAGTTAATCTCTATTCGTTTGTTTTCAGAACGGTCTAAAACGAATTCTGTGCTCACATTTTACTGCAATCTTTTTGTTTTGCAAGTCACTTCTTGTTTTTCATTGTCACAGGCGCGCAGGCAAAACAAGCAGACGAGGactgaatttgaagaagaaagaagcatCGCGTTATGATGCCTCCTACAAGCAGTTCTGTTCTTTCAGTACACTTTCTTTTCATGTTGGTAATTGAGTTTGACAACTACAAATATCATGGGAATGAAAATAACTTGCTAGAATCCGAAGGTTACTACATGTTAAAAACATTAACCAGACCATATTACTACATGTCAAATATCATGGGAATGTACAAATATCGATTACATCTTCTTTAAGATGATCACATATTACTGCAACACACAAACAATAAGTGAAACTTTGGTATGGCTATGTATTAAGAGTAGTTCTTTCACTGAAGAACCTATGAATGACGTTCGGAAATGCCTAACCTAGTAGAGTACATAATTTTTTTGGGGGCACTTACTTGAAAGAATTGATTTGCCTGCAAAGACTAGCTTGTAGGTTAAAAATGGTAAAACGCAAAGAATTGCATTGATTATATGGATATGACCTCATCACCCCAGCACAGATGAGGCATAAAAAAGAGGATCCCAACTGCCATTAGCTCCTCCCCAATTGCTACTGTCACAGTGCAAAAACTGCTGCTGATCTGAACAccaagcaccaccaccaccaccattaccaTCAATCTGTGACAGCTGCTGCGTGCCCGCCGCCATCACTTTAGCATCGCCAATGCTTGCAATTGGCAACGGAGGCTCCATAACGCATTGTTCTGGTACATACGGCATGTTGTTATTCGACCACGTGGACCAATTAGGCACTTGCTCATATGCTGCTTGACTCTCATTGGTCCACACCATGTTTGGGTTTGATGGTGTTGGACAAGGGTGAACCTGATGCTGCCACTGATTTTCTAAAACAATTGGGTCCTCCTTGTGCGGGTTCACGAATCCCGCCACCGCACCACGTAGACTAACTGACTCCGGTTTCGTCCCACTAGTTCCTTGTGGTGGTTGTGGGAGTACGCCAGTTATTCCCTTACCATCCTGCAACTTTGCTTTAAGTGCACCCAGCAACCCATCAGCTTCCACCACATTCCCACACACCGCCTCAAACGAAAAGGGCTCCACAATTTCCTCCACGCCCCCGGACCCAGCACTCTGTGGTAGCTCAAAATTGGTTCGGGCGTTGGCACCGCGGAGCGCTCGAGCAGCACCATCATATGCCCGAGCGGCATCCTCCGCAGTGTCGAATGTCCCGAGCCAGAGCCTCACTTTCTGTAGAGAGTCCTTGATCTCCGCGACCCATCTCCCAGACGGCCTCTGCCGGACTCCCACGAACCGGTGGTGGCCTCTCGTcgacttcttcttcctcccccgAACGCCGTCGTTTTGTTCCCGCAAAGCCATTTATAAAACCGTCCTCGTTTTTCTTCAGTCTCTGATTGAAACCGTCCGAGAACGGATTGCTCGTGGATTTATAATCATGGGTAAGCTGAAGAATCCGGGAGTCGAAGAAGCCGACAGATAACAAGGTGACAAAAACGTCGCCGTCCCAGTCCTGCAGGCTTCAATTGTTTTTAACGACGGAGGATTGAAATGACTGGAGAAATGGTCAGcaataatttttttaccatttttttttgtaattttggttgCATCATTGCATACGATATGTCGGTCCGAAGAGAGTATGAAAGGGCGGGAAATACCCAGAATACCAGACGGTAACACTTCGATTTTGTGACCCGGCGCTGTAATTTTCGAtaattgtttgtttggtttAAACGCTGtaaaaaatgttgaaaatttgaaatcattgAATTTACCGTTTAAATTGTAACATGTTTATGTTTTTCACTAGTCGGGATTTGAACTTAAACACAAAGAGAACAGTTGCAAAGAAATATTTTAATCACCGAGATGATCCACTACTAGTACGATTAGTATATTTTGAATGTCTTAATAATTAGGGTGATTACGATTAGGGTGATTGCGAAGTTACCAAAAGTTAATGGAAAACACTCTAGAGAGA is drawn from Malus domestica chromosome 14, GDT2T_hap1 and contains these coding sequences:
- the LOC103431094 gene encoding uncharacterized protein — protein: MALREQNDGVRGRKKKSTRGHHRFVGVRQRPSGRWVAEIKDSLQKVRLWLGTFDTAEDAARAYDGAARALRGANARTNFELPQSAGSGGVEEIVEPFSFEAVCGNVVEADGLLGALKAKLQDGKGITGVLPQPPQGTSGTKPESVSLRGAVAGFVNPHKEDPIVLENQWQHQVHPCPTPSNPNMVWTNESQAAYEQVPNWSTWSNNNMPYVPEQCVMEPPLPIASIGDAKVMAAGTQQLSQIDGNGGGGGAWCSDQQQFLHCDSSNWGGANGSWDPLFYASSVLG